The Providencia sp. PROV188 genome includes a region encoding these proteins:
- a CDS encoding type II toxin-antitoxin system HipA family toxin, whose product MLKQVDVYYNGWGEHWLWGSLISSTAITGRPLIAFEYSDAAKRRGLELSPLLLPLKETQLRTDFPAHQLGLPGPVYDSLPDGWGMLLMDRLFRRRGLNVARIGALERLVYVGHNAIGAMSFEPVATELLDEQINIPLDQLAEEVQDVLNGEGEQFLQQLLQIGGSPQGARPKALVYRDPKSNIFTTVAAPNLEAWLVKFPAKHEHPEVCAIEMVYSECLRRCGIPTPNTLLFNLKNGLAAFASERFDRQGGFKIPVQSLAALTGADYAIPGSIDYLSFLRATHKCTNDIREKKSAFERVAFNVIFNNRDDHPKNFAYTLSQSGQWALAPAYDVTFCEGPGGYHQMDVMGEALKIGKRHLLALADDADITAQEANETISRLCHVARKFSDIANEHYPNRITSTTLKQIQSRIDDNIKFLER is encoded by the coding sequence ATGCTGAAGCAAGTTGATGTTTATTATAATGGCTGGGGGGAGCATTGGTTATGGGGGTCTTTGATTTCTAGTACCGCAATTACAGGTCGCCCACTGATTGCATTTGAATACTCCGATGCTGCTAAGCGCAGAGGACTTGAACTTTCACCTCTGCTCCTGCCACTGAAAGAGACTCAACTTCGCACTGATTTTCCTGCTCATCAATTAGGTTTACCTGGACCTGTCTATGATTCATTACCTGATGGCTGGGGAATGTTGTTGATGGACAGATTATTTCGACGAAGAGGCCTGAATGTGGCTCGTATCGGTGCATTAGAACGCTTAGTGTATGTTGGGCATAATGCAATTGGGGCAATGTCATTTGAGCCTGTTGCCACGGAGCTTCTTGATGAGCAAATTAATATTCCTCTCGACCAATTAGCGGAAGAAGTACAAGATGTTTTAAATGGTGAAGGCGAGCAGTTTTTACAGCAACTATTGCAAATTGGGGGTTCACCTCAAGGTGCTAGACCAAAAGCGCTTGTTTACCGAGACCCAAAATCGAATATTTTTACCACCGTTGCTGCGCCAAATCTTGAGGCTTGGCTAGTTAAATTCCCTGCAAAACATGAGCATCCTGAAGTTTGCGCTATTGAAATGGTCTATTCGGAATGTTTACGACGTTGCGGTATCCCAACCCCAAACACATTGCTGTTTAATTTAAAAAATGGGCTAGCTGCATTTGCATCTGAACGTTTTGATAGGCAGGGCGGCTTCAAAATTCCTGTTCAAAGTTTAGCGGCTTTGACTGGAGCAGATTATGCAATTCCAGGCAGCATTGATTATCTTAGTTTTCTTCGTGCAACACATAAATGCACGAATGATATTAGAGAGAAAAAATCTGCATTTGAACGTGTGGCCTTTAATGTCATCTTTAATAATCGTGATGACCACCCAAAGAATTTCGCTTACACCCTGTCTCAGTCGGGTCAATGGGCTTTGGCGCCTGCCTATGATGTGACGTTCTGTGAAGGGCCTGGAGGGTATCATCAAATGGATGTGATGGGTGAAGCGCTAAAAATTGGAAAGAGGCATTTGCTAGCATTGGCTGATGATGCGGATATCACTGCGCAAGAAGCTAATGAGACGATATCACGCCTATGCCATGTTGCTCGCAAATTTAGCGATATCGCAAATGAACATTATCCTAATAGAATTACGTCCACGACATTGAAACAGATCCAATCCAGAATTGATGACAACATCAAATTCTTAGAAAGATAA
- the glpD gene encoding glycerol-3-phosphate dehydrogenase, producing METKDLIVIGGGINGAGIAADAAGRGLSVLLLESQDLASATSSASSKLIHGGLRYLEHYEFRLVSEALAEREVLLRLAPHIAFPMRFRLPHQPHLRPAWMIRIGLFLYDHLGKRVSLPSSKSLKFNQNSVLKPELTKGFEYSDCWVDDARLVVLNAQEVVRKNGEVRTRTKVTRAYREGGLWVVEAQDLRTGETHTWKAKGLVNATGPWVKEFFDDGLKLKSPYGIRLIKGSHIVVPRAHDEPQAYILQNEDNRIVFVIPWMDEFSIIGTTDVEYKGDPKDVKIDENEVNYLLKVYNDHFKKQLTKQDIVWDYSGVRPLCDDESDSPQAITRDYTLDIHDEEGKAPLLSVFGGKLTTYRKLAEAAVGKLATYYPNASGPWTKNGQLPGGDIEGCDRDGYARVLTQHYPWLPEGLALRYARTYGSNSKLILAGANSLSDLGEAFAANVYEAELRYLVENEWVVELDDAIWRRTKLGMWLNDAEKQHIAQWLAEHTKVAVTA from the coding sequence ATGGAAACGAAAGACTTGATTGTAATTGGCGGCGGAATCAACGGCGCTGGTATTGCGGCTGATGCTGCTGGGCGTGGATTATCTGTACTGCTGCTTGAATCTCAAGACTTAGCGAGTGCAACTTCATCTGCAAGTTCGAAACTAATCCACGGTGGTTTACGCTACCTCGAACATTATGAATTTAGACTGGTGAGTGAAGCACTTGCAGAGCGTGAAGTCTTATTGCGACTGGCTCCGCATATCGCATTTCCAATGCGCTTCCGTCTACCTCATCAGCCTCACTTACGCCCAGCTTGGATGATCCGTATCGGCCTGTTCCTGTACGACCATTTAGGTAAACGCGTTAGTCTGCCAAGCAGCAAGAGCTTAAAATTCAACCAGAATTCTGTGTTAAAACCTGAACTAACCAAAGGTTTCGAATACTCAGATTGTTGGGTTGATGATGCGCGTTTAGTAGTATTGAACGCTCAAGAAGTAGTACGCAAGAACGGTGAAGTGCGCACTCGTACAAAAGTGACTCGCGCATACCGTGAAGGTGGTCTTTGGGTGGTTGAAGCTCAAGACTTACGTACTGGCGAAACTCATACTTGGAAAGCTAAAGGTCTGGTCAATGCAACAGGACCTTGGGTTAAAGAGTTCTTCGATGACGGCTTAAAACTGAAATCCCCTTATGGTATTCGTCTGATCAAAGGCAGCCATATCGTGGTTCCACGCGCTCACGATGAACCACAAGCATATATCCTGCAAAACGAAGATAACCGAATTGTCTTTGTGATCCCTTGGATGGATGAATTCTCAATTATTGGTACCACCGATGTTGAGTACAAAGGGGATCCAAAAGATGTGAAAATTGACGAAAACGAAGTTAATTATCTGCTGAAAGTGTATAACGACCACTTCAAAAAACAGCTGACTAAACAAGATATTGTGTGGGATTACTCTGGTGTTCGCCCTCTGTGTGATGACGAGTCAGACTCTCCACAAGCTATCACTCGTGACTACACTTTAGATATTCACGATGAAGAGGGTAAAGCGCCATTACTGTCAGTCTTCGGTGGTAAATTAACGACTTACCGTAAACTGGCTGAAGCAGCTGTGGGTAAATTAGCGACGTACTACCCTAACGCTAGCGGTCCATGGACTAAAAATGGTCAGTTACCGGGTGGCGATATCGAAGGTTGTGACCGCGATGGTTACGCACGTGTATTAACCCAGCATTACCCATGGCTCCCAGAAGGCTTAGCACTGCGTTATGCAAGAACTTACGGCAGCAACAGTAAGTTGATTTTAGCAGGTGCAAACTCACTGTCTGATTTAGGTGAAGCATTTGCCGCAAACGTCTATGAAGCTGAATTACGCTACTTAGTCGAAAATGAGTGGGTTGTAGAATTAGACGATGCAATTTGGCGTCGTACCAAATTGGGCATGTGGCTGAACGACGCTGAGAAACAGCACATTGCACAATGGCTTGCAGAGCACACTAAAGTGGCTGTGACAGCATAA
- a CDS encoding DeoR/GlpR family transcriptional regulator produces the protein MKQTQRHDAIVELVRLQGYVSTEELVEQFEVSPQTIRRDLNDLAEQNKILRHHGGAALPSSSVNTAYNDRKTMWSEEKARIAQRVASQIPDGATLFIDIGTTPEAVAHALVNHKNLRVVTNNLNVATLLMAKEDFRLILAGGEVRSRDGGIVGEATLDFISQFRLDYGILGISGIDMDGSLLEFDYHEVRTKRAIIENSRHVMLVTDHSKFGRNAMVNLGNMNLINTLFTTQAPPASILKVIEQHNVQLELC, from the coding sequence GTGAAACAAACCCAGAGACATGATGCAATTGTTGAACTTGTGCGTCTTCAGGGATATGTCAGTACTGAAGAACTTGTCGAACAGTTTGAGGTTAGCCCTCAGACCATTCGCCGAGACCTCAATGATCTTGCTGAACAAAATAAAATCCTACGACACCATGGTGGCGCAGCCTTGCCTTCGAGTTCCGTCAATACCGCCTATAATGACCGCAAAACTATGTGGTCTGAAGAAAAGGCGCGTATTGCTCAACGTGTGGCAAGCCAAATTCCTGACGGCGCGACCCTATTTATTGATATTGGCACAACCCCTGAGGCTGTTGCTCACGCATTGGTTAATCATAAAAACCTGCGAGTAGTGACCAACAACTTGAACGTCGCAACATTGCTCATGGCAAAAGAGGATTTTCGTTTGATCCTTGCAGGCGGTGAAGTTCGTTCTCGCGATGGCGGAATTGTCGGTGAAGCTACCCTCGACTTTATCTCTCAGTTTAGGCTGGATTACGGCATCCTGGGGATCAGCGGGATTGATATGGACGGCTCATTGCTTGAGTTTGATTATCATGAAGTGCGCACCAAGCGCGCGATTATCGAAAATTCTCGTCATGTCATGTTGGTTACCGACCACTCCAAATTTGGTCGAAATGCGATGGTAAATTTAGGCAATATGAACCTAATCAATACCTTGTTTACCACCCAAGCGCCTCCAGCCAGTATCCTAAAGGTTATCGAACAGCATAACGTTCAATTAGAGCTCTGCTAA
- the glpG gene encoding rhomboid family intramembrane serine protease GlpG codes for MIHIISFENPRMAQAFVDYMAGQNIQLQLHPSNDQQHYELWLADEQHTEQVRQELETFLRNPNDPRYLEASWQTGRTDAQFQYRNYLTFSYLKQQSGPLTIAVILLSIAVYLWVTLTDPRVVLYYLGWPIGDQQSELWRWISPAFVHFSISHIGFNLALWWFLAGQVEKKMGTGKLFTILLVSALFSNWGQSLFSENNFGGLSGVVYALVSYVWLTGERRPEIGIGIPRGLMVFSIIWLFFGYFDLLGMDIANAAHTSGLIIGLLMGIWDNRLSFKHQGSK; via the coding sequence ATGATCCACATTATCTCTTTTGAAAACCCACGGATGGCTCAAGCGTTTGTCGATTATATGGCTGGACAAAATATCCAACTACAACTCCATCCTTCCAACGACCAACAACATTATGAACTTTGGCTCGCCGATGAGCAGCATACTGAGCAAGTACGCCAAGAGTTAGAAACCTTTTTGCGTAACCCTAATGATCCTCGTTACCTCGAAGCCAGCTGGCAAACGGGTCGCACAGATGCCCAATTTCAGTATCGAAACTATCTGACATTCAGTTATTTAAAACAGCAATCAGGCCCATTAACTATCGCCGTTATTTTGCTGTCTATCGCGGTCTATCTTTGGGTCACCCTGACAGATCCCCGTGTCGTTCTATACTATCTAGGTTGGCCTATTGGTGATCAGCAAAGTGAATTGTGGCGTTGGATAAGCCCAGCGTTCGTTCACTTTTCTATTTCGCACATCGGTTTCAACCTTGCGCTCTGGTGGTTTCTTGCCGGGCAAGTTGAGAAAAAAATGGGCACAGGAAAACTGTTCACCATTTTATTAGTCTCCGCATTATTCAGTAACTGGGGTCAATCCCTATTCAGTGAAAATAACTTCGGCGGCTTATCGGGTGTCGTTTATGCACTGGTTAGCTATGTTTGGCTCACTGGCGAACGTCGCCCAGAAATTGGTATCGGCATCCCTCGCGGGCTCATGGTATTCTCAATTATCTGGTTATTTTTCGGTTACTTTGACTTGCTTGGTATGGACATTGCTAATGCCGCACATACTTCAGGGTTAATTATCGGATTATTGATGGGAATATGGGATAATAGGCTCAGTTTTAAACACCAAGGTTCCAAATAG
- the glpE gene encoding thiosulfate sulfurtransferase GlpE, which produces MDHFETLTPEQAYQHWLDGTAILVDVRDPQSFRAGHATGAYHLTNESLHPFVEKTDYEQTIMVMCYHGHSSQGAAQYLINIGFESVYSINGGFEAWSREYPQAITAL; this is translated from the coding sequence ATGGACCATTTTGAGACACTAACACCTGAACAAGCTTATCAGCACTGGCTAGATGGCACTGCTATCCTTGTCGATGTTCGCGATCCCCAAAGTTTTCGTGCTGGTCACGCGACAGGCGCTTACCACTTAACCAATGAATCACTTCACCCGTTTGTCGAAAAAACAGATTACGAACAAACGATTATGGTGATGTGCTACCACGGTCACAGCAGCCAAGGTGCGGCGCAATACTTAATTAATATTGGTTTTGAATCTGTATATAGCATTAATGGCGGATTTGAGGCATGGTCACGGGAATACCCACAAGCCATAACGGCGCTCTAA
- the nfuA gene encoding Fe-S biogenesis protein NfuA has product MINITEAAQTHFSKLLESQESGTQIRVFVINPGTPTAECGVSYCPPGAVEATDKELKFEKLSAYVDEISAPFLEDAEIDFVTDQLGSQLTLKAPNAKMRKVSEDAPLIERVEYVLQSQINPQLASHGGRVSLMEITEDGFAILQFGGGCNGCSMVDVTLKEGIEKELLKMFEGELKGVKDLTEHQRGEHSFY; this is encoded by the coding sequence ATGATTAATATTACAGAAGCAGCACAGACTCACTTCTCCAAGTTATTGGAAAGCCAAGAGTCAGGAACCCAAATTCGAGTATTTGTCATTAACCCAGGCACACCAACCGCTGAGTGTGGTGTTTCTTATTGCCCTCCTGGTGCCGTAGAAGCCACCGATAAAGAGCTGAAGTTTGAAAAACTCTCTGCTTATGTTGATGAAATTAGCGCTCCATTCTTAGAAGATGCTGAGATTGATTTCGTCACAGACCAATTAGGCTCTCAGTTAACCTTAAAAGCACCGAACGCGAAAATGCGTAAAGTGTCTGAAGATGCGCCATTAATTGAGCGTGTTGAATACGTTTTACAATCACAAATTAATCCACAATTAGCGAGCCATGGCGGTCGTGTTTCCTTAATGGAAATCACCGAAGATGGTTTTGCTATCCTGCAATTCGGCGGCGGCTGTAATGGTTGCTCCATGGTCGATGTGACGCTGAAAGAAGGTATCGAAAAAGAATTACTGAAAATGTTCGAAGGTGAATTAAAAGGTGTTAAAGACCTGACTGAGCACCAACGCGGCGAGCACTCTTTCTACTAA
- a CDS encoding phosphoribosyltransferase family protein, whose amino-acid sequence MLAMEGVCWLCRQLLKIPQQGICSFCIKNLPPMPKVCPQCALPCEYHQFPCGRCLVQPPPWQRLITVTPYQAPLRQLIHQYKFRYQPQLAIPLTRIFLLYWLNGYRQQQWKKPDLLITIPPHPRRCWRRGFDHMALIGGNLTTWLNIAYSQNSLLRSRDTLAQVSLTRKQRRNNLKEAFTLETSVSGLHIAIIDDVITTGSTMHAAAQLLICAGAHTVDAWSLCRTL is encoded by the coding sequence ATGCTAGCAATGGAAGGGGTCTGTTGGCTATGCCGGCAGTTATTAAAAATTCCCCAGCAAGGAATATGCAGCTTTTGTATCAAAAACTTACCGCCAATGCCGAAGGTTTGTCCACAATGCGCTCTTCCTTGTGAATATCATCAATTTCCTTGCGGGCGCTGCCTTGTACAGCCACCGCCTTGGCAAAGGTTGATTACCGTAACGCCATATCAAGCGCCATTACGCCAGCTTATCCATCAATATAAATTTCGTTATCAACCCCAGTTAGCTATCCCCCTGACGCGGATATTTTTACTTTATTGGCTGAATGGATATCGCCAACAGCAATGGAAAAAACCCGACTTATTGATAACCATACCTCCCCACCCTCGACGATGTTGGCGTCGAGGATTTGATCACATGGCATTAATTGGTGGTAATTTAACCACATGGTTAAATATTGCCTATTCGCAAAATTCATTATTGCGCTCTCGTGATACACTGGCGCAAGTTTCATTAACACGTAAGCAGCGCCGCAATAACCTAAAAGAGGCATTTACCCTTGAAACTTCGGTTTCAGGTCTACACATAGCTATTATTGATGATGTGATTACAACTGGCTCAACCATGCATGCCGCCGCTCAATTGTTGATTTGTGCGGGAGCGCATACTGTTGACGCGTGGTCACTCTGTCGCACCTTGTAG
- the bioH gene encoding pimeloyl-ACP methyl ester esterase BioH produces MATLYWQTVGDGKQDIVLLHGWGLNAEVWQTIIPRLASQFRIHLVDLPGYGRSHDFTPMTIQSMANVVWEQAPKNAIWLGWSLGGLVASRIALDHPNEVKALITVASSPCFGAHDEWQGIKPEVLLNFEQMLAENFQRTVERFLALQTLGTESAREDARTLKSVVLALPMPSVEALNMGLESLRTEDLREELTHLQVPFLRVYGYLDGLVPRKIAGKLDELYPNSLSVVMRNSAHAPFISHPDEFCETLVQFAKSLN; encoded by the coding sequence ATGGCGACGTTATATTGGCAGACAGTGGGTGACGGAAAACAAGATATTGTGTTACTGCACGGATGGGGACTGAATGCCGAAGTCTGGCAAACAATTATTCCTCGACTGGCTTCGCAATTTCGCATCCATTTAGTTGATTTACCGGGTTATGGGCGTAGTCACGATTTCACTCCGATGACCATTCAATCAATGGCTAATGTTGTGTGGGAACAAGCACCTAAAAATGCGATTTGGCTGGGGTGGTCTTTAGGTGGGTTAGTAGCAAGCCGTATCGCGCTTGATCACCCTAATGAGGTAAAAGCCTTAATCACCGTGGCATCTTCCCCTTGCTTTGGGGCTCATGATGAGTGGCAAGGTATCAAGCCCGAAGTCTTACTTAATTTTGAGCAGATGCTGGCTGAAAATTTCCAGCGTACCGTTGAGCGTTTTCTGGCACTGCAAACATTGGGAACTGAAAGCGCCCGTGAGGATGCGCGTACATTGAAATCTGTGGTATTGGCGTTGCCAATGCCATCGGTTGAAGCCTTGAATATGGGGCTGGAATCTTTACGTACTGAAGATTTACGAGAGGAACTCACCCATTTACAGGTGCCTTTCTTACGCGTTTATGGTTATTTAGATGGCTTGGTCCCGCGTAAAATCGCAGGGAAATTAGATGAGTTGTATCCCAATTCATTATCCGTTGTGATGCGTAATAGCGCTCATGCGCCGTTTATTTCTCATCCCGATGAGTTTTGTGAAACATTGGTTCAGTTTGCGAAATCATTGAACTAA
- a CDS encoding FeoC-like transcriptional regulator, translated as MVSLLQVRDLIALYGQADIALLSSQLNAPAALVNAMAEKLVSMGKIEKIDVSACLTGTSCKGCPESHDCSHFVYKIK; from the coding sequence ATGGTCAGCTTGCTGCAAGTCCGAGATTTAATTGCATTATATGGGCAAGCTGACATTGCGCTTCTGAGTTCTCAACTAAACGCCCCTGCTGCACTGGTCAATGCCATGGCTGAAAAGCTGGTCAGTATGGGGAAAATTGAAAAAATCGATGTGAGCGCGTGCCTTACGGGTACCAGTTGTAAAGGATGCCCCGAGAGTCACGATTGCTCACATTTTGTCTATAAGATTAAATAG
- the feoB gene encoding Fe(2+) transporter permease subunit FeoB, giving the protein MKPLTIGLIGNPNAGKTTLFNQLTGSRQRVGNWAGVTVERKVGRFHTPEHKIELVDLPGTYSLTTISEQTSLDEQIACYFILSGEADMLINVVDASNLERNLYLTLQLVELGVPCIAALNMLDIAKSQHIDIDVKQLEKQLGCPVIPMVSTRATGLEQLKQAIDSHPQNSQQALVQYPPQLLQTVDMLSEQISAQQFSQQQRRWLALQILEGDIYSRQRADISEQVFAETRLRLKDTLQEEPELLIADARYQSIASICDAAINNSAAEPNKLTQALDKFILNRWLGVPIFLFVMYLMFVLAINIGGALQPFFEGASEAIFIHGIQWIGATANFPDWLTVFLAQGVGGGINTVLPLVPQIGMMYLFLSILEDSGYMARAAFVMDRLMQSLGLPGKSFVPLIVGFGCNVPSIMGARTLDAPRERLITVLMAPFMSCGARLAIFAVFAAAFFGKNGASVVFSLYILGIVVAILTGLLLKHTLMRGEASPFVMELPVYHVPHAKTLLIQTWQRLKGFVIRAGKVIVVASIFIGALNSFSLSGKPVDNINDSALASVSKVITPVLQPIGVHNDNWQATVGLITGAMAKEVVVGTLNTLYTAEAITSEPFDAESFDLLDELGAAVTDTWDSLKETFSISALSNPIEASMGDAEMATGSMGTMAAKFGSDIAAYSYLIFVLLYVPCVSVMGAIARETNKSWMTFSILWGLNVAYSLAALFYQTATFSEHPQSSLITIGAVLLFNIVLITALRRMRSRVTFNIKSKTAQQCSGCSNNSCH; this is encoded by the coding sequence ATGAAACCATTAACTATCGGCCTTATTGGCAACCCTAACGCAGGTAAAACAACCTTGTTTAACCAGTTAACAGGGTCACGTCAGCGCGTCGGTAACTGGGCAGGAGTGACCGTCGAACGTAAAGTTGGACGCTTCCACACACCTGAACACAAGATTGAACTCGTTGATTTACCAGGTACTTATTCCCTTACAACTATCTCAGAGCAAACCTCCCTCGATGAGCAAATCGCCTGCTACTTTATTTTAAGTGGCGAAGCCGACATGTTGATCAACGTGGTGGATGCCTCAAACCTCGAGCGCAATTTATATCTGACATTACAGCTTGTTGAACTAGGTGTTCCCTGCATCGCCGCACTGAACATGCTGGATATTGCCAAAAGCCAACATATCGATATTGATGTTAAACAGCTCGAAAAACAGCTCGGTTGCCCTGTTATCCCAATGGTCTCTACCCGTGCAACTGGCCTTGAACAGCTCAAACAAGCGATTGATAGCCATCCTCAAAATAGCCAACAAGCCCTAGTGCAATATCCGCCACAACTGTTACAAACCGTGGATATGCTTTCAGAGCAAATTTCTGCTCAGCAATTTAGTCAGCAGCAGCGCCGTTGGTTAGCTCTCCAGATTTTAGAAGGCGATATTTATAGCCGCCAACGAGCTGATATCTCTGAGCAAGTATTTGCTGAAACTCGCCTTAGACTTAAAGATACCTTGCAAGAAGAACCCGAGTTGCTCATTGCGGACGCTCGCTATCAATCCATTGCCTCAATTTGTGACGCCGCGATTAATAACAGTGCCGCTGAGCCGAATAAACTCACTCAAGCGCTGGATAAATTTATCTTGAACCGCTGGCTTGGCGTGCCAATTTTCTTGTTCGTGATGTATCTAATGTTCGTCCTTGCGATCAATATCGGTGGTGCTTTACAACCGTTCTTTGAAGGGGCCTCTGAAGCTATCTTTATTCATGGTATTCAATGGATTGGAGCAACAGCAAACTTCCCTGATTGGTTGACCGTTTTCCTTGCTCAAGGTGTTGGCGGTGGTATCAATACCGTTCTGCCTCTGGTGCCACAAATCGGTATGATGTATCTGTTCTTATCTATCTTGGAAGACTCAGGCTATATGGCTCGAGCAGCTTTCGTTATGGATAGACTGATGCAATCTCTTGGTTTACCGGGTAAATCTTTTGTTCCATTAATTGTTGGCTTCGGTTGTAACGTACCTTCTATCATGGGAGCAAGAACCTTAGATGCACCTCGTGAACGCTTGATCACCGTGCTTATGGCACCGTTTATGTCCTGCGGTGCTCGCTTAGCTATCTTCGCAGTATTTGCAGCGGCATTCTTTGGTAAAAACGGCGCAAGCGTCGTGTTCTCCCTCTACATTCTCGGTATTGTCGTGGCAATCCTAACAGGCCTGCTACTGAAACATACTTTGATGCGCGGTGAAGCGTCCCCGTTTGTGATGGAACTGCCGGTCTACCATGTACCTCATGCAAAAACATTGCTTATCCAAACTTGGCAGCGTTTAAAAGGCTTTGTGATCCGTGCAGGTAAAGTCATTGTGGTAGCGAGTATTTTTATCGGTGCGCTAAATAGCTTTTCGTTATCCGGCAAGCCTGTGGACAACATTAATGACTCTGCGCTGGCTTCCGTCAGTAAAGTGATCACCCCAGTATTACAGCCTATCGGCGTACACAATGATAACTGGCAAGCGACTGTCGGTTTGATCACCGGTGCAATGGCTAAAGAAGTGGTGGTTGGGACCTTAAATACCCTGTACACCGCCGAAGCGATTACCAGTGAACCTTTCGATGCAGAATCGTTTGACCTGCTCGATGAGTTAGGTGCGGCAGTCACGGATACGTGGGATAGCTTAAAAGAGACATTCTCCATCAGTGCATTATCCAACCCAATCGAAGCGAGTATGGGTGATGCCGAGATGGCAACAGGCTCCATGGGTACCATGGCAGCGAAATTTGGTTCAGATATCGCCGCTTATAGTTACCTAATCTTTGTGCTGCTGTATGTGCCTTGTGTGTCAGTAATGGGAGCAATCGCCCGTGAAACCAACAAAAGCTGGATGACATTCTCTATTCTGTGGGGATTAAACGTGGCTTATAGCCTCGCAGCACTGTTCTATCAAACAGCTACATTTAGCGAACATCCACAAAGCAGCTTGATCACCATTGGCGCGGTGCTACTGTTTAATATTGTACTGATCACCGCTCTACGCCGTATGCGCAGCCGTGTGACGTTTAATATTAAATCCAAAACAGCGCAACAATGTTCAGGTTGTTCTAACAACAGTTGCCACTAA
- the feoA gene encoding ferrous iron transporter A, with translation MSILPQCSYKILGFSPEISPAYRQKLLSLGLLPGSVFKVVRVAPFGDPVQIETHRVSLVLRKKDLALINLDEAQAN, from the coding sequence ATGTCCATACTTCCTCAATGCAGTTATAAAATACTTGGCTTTTCACCAGAGATAAGTCCGGCCTATCGCCAAAAATTACTTTCCCTCGGTCTGCTTCCAGGCTCAGTGTTCAAAGTTGTGCGCGTAGCGCCGTTTGGTGATCCCGTGCAAATTGAAACTCATCGCGTCAGCTTAGTATTACGCAAAAAAGATTTAGCTCTGATTAACTTAGATGAAGCTCAAGCGAACTAA